TTCCACTATTATTGAACCTACTAGAACCACTAGAGAAGAAGTCAATAAACGGCTGCCCTCGTCCGCCATCATCGCCACAATAAGTCACCGGAGAATCATGACGAAGCGAAAAACTGGAATTTCCAACACCAGAGTAGTTAGCAGCATCCAGAGGCTGAAGTGGAAAAAGCGGAAGCGTCTTCAGTCCATTGGTATTGACGTTGATGCCCTCGCTAAAATAACCGTGATTACCAAGGGCAAATCGGTCAAATCTgaatgaactcgaagacattgaCATTCtagctgttgttgttgttatgtcTGAATCATGTTTCTTATGATCTGTGGTAGTGCGTTTCTCGTAGCCACCACTTGGAAGCATTACTTTGTTACTGTGAAGATCTTGTCTGTATACACTTCCATGTTGATTATGATGATCTCTTACTTGATGTAAATAGTACGGATTAACGCAGCCCACttcataacaacaacaaa
Above is a window of Brassica napus cultivar Da-Ae chromosome A10, Da-Ae, whole genome shotgun sequence DNA encoding:
- the LOC106420426 gene encoding WUSCHEL-related homeobox 2-like, which translates into the protein MENEGSAGTGSSPRWNPTKEQITLLENLYKQGIRTPRADQIQQITGRLRAHGHIEGKNVFYWFQNHKARQRQKQKQDRIASFNRLLHKTSRFFHPIPCSNVGCVNPYYLHQVRDHHNQHGSVYRQDLHSNKVMLPSGGYEKRTTTDHKKHDSDITTTTARMSMSSSSFRFDRFALGNHGYFSEGINVNTNGLKTLPLFPLQPLDAANYSGVGNSSFSLRHDSPVTYCGDDGGRGQPFIDFFSSGSSRFNNSGNGL